In Paenibacillus hexagrammi, the following are encoded in one genomic region:
- a CDS encoding DUF6583 family protein, producing MSSEYTFPNPFVPEKRRLKPNRKLIYGLCSALVFLLLLFAALALYIQFDVFKSPKLIYLQSEVSTIESWSQDWLKLWEDWAKDGTLNPDQPIHSVLELSDVQIDPDASGEFPPDLLDVIAKSQLVMDTQEDAGNHQFAQKLDWYVDDTSFLGIESAMDSEKVLFRIPAIYDKYGYIQAKDIDEMKKRFQMGAFPKRVVSLQEWLDALGMDSDEFSRLMLPYGKLYADGIASEQVTLNKNGVLEEAGTSVKCRELTISFSNEDMKRLMSVFADKLADDQELQNKLYDRLLSTRLLISDSGYPVKYLEKEQFLQQWKQLAAGFKQVASGQTLRDGLTMKVYIDRHHRILQRKLDFDVKDGVADEAVTVKLGSWKANSSLTYTLLSIASTNQQQGDKEEITFLHTQEVDDSRMQGKVALNMKLHPEDQAVNETDFSAQLAYDRKTLADRETSNYHFKIRMPEEIPQSPFNYEGDITVDKTRQDPYVTERNSRIRLGIYSAEDQLSHHLVDFKLHHTLETGAPVRIPLLSEDNSINLGQMSDQDMEGVYRDIGQGIQRLAQEHQELLRVLGVPAALFDRQGSLGESKAPRSRNKLST from the coding sequence TTGTCTTCGGAGTATACCTTTCCCAATCCATTTGTCCCGGAAAAACGACGGTTGAAGCCAAATCGAAAGCTGATATATGGACTTTGTTCCGCCCTTGTGTTTCTCTTGCTGCTCTTTGCGGCGCTGGCCTTATATATACAATTCGACGTATTCAAGAGTCCAAAGCTGATCTATTTGCAATCGGAGGTAAGCACCATAGAGAGCTGGAGTCAGGATTGGCTCAAGCTGTGGGAGGACTGGGCAAAGGACGGTACGCTGAATCCGGACCAGCCGATCCATTCCGTTTTAGAGCTGAGCGACGTGCAAATTGACCCCGATGCGTCTGGCGAATTTCCGCCTGATTTACTTGATGTGATCGCCAAATCACAGCTGGTTATGGATACACAGGAAGATGCAGGCAACCATCAGTTCGCCCAGAAGCTGGACTGGTATGTGGACGATACATCCTTTTTGGGAATCGAAAGCGCAATGGATTCGGAAAAGGTTTTATTTCGGATACCTGCTATTTATGATAAATACGGCTATATACAAGCGAAGGACATCGATGAGATGAAGAAGCGTTTCCAAATGGGTGCCTTTCCCAAGCGGGTTGTAAGCTTGCAGGAATGGTTGGATGCACTTGGGATGGACTCCGATGAGTTTAGCAGATTGATGCTACCGTATGGGAAGCTGTACGCCGACGGCATCGCCTCCGAACAGGTGACATTAAATAAGAACGGTGTATTAGAAGAAGCGGGAACAAGCGTCAAATGCCGGGAGCTAACGATTTCATTTAGTAATGAGGATATGAAGCGGCTAATGAGCGTTTTTGCAGATAAACTGGCCGACGACCAAGAGCTTCAGAATAAACTCTATGATCGCTTGCTGAGTACACGCCTCTTGATCAGTGACAGCGGTTATCCGGTCAAGTATTTGGAGAAAGAGCAGTTTTTGCAGCAGTGGAAGCAGTTGGCTGCAGGCTTCAAGCAGGTTGCTTCAGGACAGACGCTGCGTGATGGCTTAACGATGAAAGTCTATATTGATCGCCATCACCGGATTCTCCAGCGCAAACTGGACTTTGACGTCAAAGATGGGGTAGCCGACGAGGCTGTGACCGTCAAGCTAGGAAGCTGGAAGGCAAACAGCTCACTAACCTATACGTTACTGTCGATCGCGAGTACCAATCAGCAGCAAGGTGACAAAGAAGAGATAACGTTCCTCCATACGCAAGAAGTAGATGATTCCCGCATGCAGGGCAAAGTCGCTTTGAATATGAAGCTGCATCCGGAAGATCAGGCAGTGAATGAGACCGATTTTTCAGCTCAGCTGGCTTATGACAGAAAAACGCTGGCTGATCGTGAGACAAGCAATTATCATTTTAAAATAAGGATGCCCGAAGAAATACCGCAAAGCCCCTTTAATTATGAGGGTGATATTACGGTCGATAAGACGAGACAGGACCCTTATGTGACCGAAAGAAATAGTCGTATCCGCTTAGGCATCTATAGTGCGGAAGATCAACTATCCCATCACCTTGTGGATTTCAAGCTGCATCATACACTGGAAACGGGTGCGCCTGTAAGAATACCGTTGTTAAGCGAGGATAATTCGATCAATCTGGGGCAGATGTCGGACCAGGATATGGAAGGAGTTTATAGGGATATCGGACAGGGCATACAGCGCTTGGCCCAAGAGCATCAGGAGCTGTTGCGAGTGCTGGGCGTGCCCGCAGCACTTTTCGACAGACAGGGAAGCTTGGGTGAAAGCAAAGCCCCCAGATCTCGAAACAAGCTGTCTACATAG
- a CDS encoding DUF3656 domain-containing U32 family peptidase: protein MRTIRREDIELLAPAGDWDCLRAAVANGADAVFFGVEKFNARARAHNFTMDELPDIMSFLHLYGVKGFLTFNILVFEEELTDAKELIEACVDAGVDAVIVQDLGLVKMIREISPDFPIHGSTQMTITSPEAVEFTKPFDIERVVLGRENNLKQIKQIGDQAKLPMEVFVHGALCVSYSGQCLTSEMWGGRSANRGECAQACRLPYDLMVDGVQKPMGDVAYLLSPKDLAALELVPELIEAGVTSFKIEGRLKSPEYVANVVSKYRAAIDRYFDGENPRPTKEELRELEQSFSRGFTVGFLKGTNNKQLVEGTYPKSRGVFVGRVKQILRDGVVCELEAPLKRGDGIVFDAGDPTKKEEGGRIYDLRRSGTKLEGEAGGGIIEIICGRNDVNLGRLHVGDRIWKTNDPHLDKRLRQTYETDKPYRTFPVNVKIVGSEGEPLKSWWTDTQAGHTVFVQSELPLVLAEKRPMDETLFREQFGRLGGTIYELDQVELDLGGLLIVPMRELNSMRRQAVELMEDERQKPRAYVKRMVGAYDDAPAMPSSAPEQVELTALCRNLDQVKAVLEMDVSFIYADFEFIKQFPAAVEAVHAAGRKIALVTPRIHMPGETGYFNNILKLGPDAVLVRNTGAVYYFLKHQLENPQAARPQLIGDFSLNVANHKTASLFLEAGLSKVTPSYDLNIQQMVDLLRRTDTSKLEVVIHQHMPMFHTEHCVYCTFLSEGTDYTNCGRPCEEQRVSLQDRVGMSHPVRVDEGCRNTVYNAIDQSGAEYLSHFMELGIRSFRVEFLEESPDKVKEVLSLYRSAINGQITGTQVWKSLKATNQLGVTRGQLIK from the coding sequence ATGCGTACGATACGCAGAGAAGATATAGAGCTCCTGGCTCCTGCCGGAGACTGGGATTGTTTGAGAGCCGCTGTGGCCAATGGGGCCGATGCGGTGTTTTTTGGTGTGGAGAAGTTTAACGCCCGCGCTCGCGCCCACAATTTTACGATGGACGAGCTGCCGGATATTATGTCGTTCCTTCATTTATATGGAGTAAAGGGTTTTCTGACGTTCAACATCCTTGTGTTTGAAGAAGAACTGACCGATGCCAAAGAGTTAATCGAAGCATGTGTGGATGCGGGCGTCGATGCTGTGATCGTGCAGGATTTAGGACTTGTGAAAATGATTCGCGAAATCTCACCGGATTTCCCGATTCACGGCTCCACGCAGATGACGATTACGTCGCCGGAGGCTGTTGAGTTCACGAAGCCTTTTGATATTGAACGCGTCGTGCTCGGTCGTGAAAATAATTTAAAGCAGATCAAGCAGATCGGCGACCAGGCGAAGCTTCCGATGGAAGTGTTCGTGCATGGCGCGCTTTGTGTATCCTACTCGGGCCAGTGTCTGACTTCCGAAATGTGGGGAGGACGCTCGGCGAATCGCGGCGAGTGCGCGCAGGCCTGCCGATTGCCGTATGACCTGATGGTGGACGGCGTACAGAAGCCGATGGGTGATGTGGCTTACCTGCTGTCTCCCAAAGATTTGGCCGCATTGGAGCTGGTTCCTGAGCTTATTGAAGCTGGCGTGACCTCTTTTAAAATAGAAGGCCGTTTGAAAAGCCCTGAATACGTAGCAAACGTGGTGAGCAAGTACAGAGCGGCAATTGACCGTTATTTTGACGGCGAGAACCCTCGCCCGACGAAGGAAGAATTGCGTGAGCTGGAGCAGAGCTTCTCGCGAGGCTTTACGGTTGGCTTCCTGAAAGGGACCAACAATAAGCAGCTGGTCGAGGGCACGTATCCGAAGAGCCGCGGCGTTTTCGTAGGACGCGTCAAGCAGATTCTGCGCGACGGCGTCGTGTGTGAGTTGGAAGCACCGCTGAAACGAGGCGACGGTATCGTGTTTGACGCCGGAGACCCGACGAAGAAGGAAGAGGGCGGGCGCATTTACGACTTGCGCCGCAGCGGTACAAAGCTGGAAGGCGAGGCAGGCGGCGGTATCATCGAAATCATTTGCGGGCGCAATGATGTGAATCTCGGACGTCTGCATGTCGGCGACCGCATCTGGAAGACGAACGACCCGCATTTGGACAAACGTCTGCGCCAAACGTATGAAACAGATAAGCCGTACCGCACGTTCCCGGTTAACGTGAAGATCGTCGGCTCCGAAGGGGAGCCTTTAAAAAGCTGGTGGACCGACACACAAGCGGGCCATACCGTCTTTGTCCAGTCCGAGCTTCCGCTCGTGCTTGCGGAGAAACGCCCGATGGACGAAACGCTTTTCCGTGAGCAATTCGGTCGTTTGGGCGGTACGATCTATGAGCTGGATCAAGTGGAGTTGGACCTCGGCGGACTATTGATCGTACCGATGAGAGAGCTGAACAGCATGCGCCGTCAGGCTGTCGAGCTGATGGAGGATGAGCGTCAGAAGCCCCGCGCATACGTGAAGCGCATGGTCGGTGCATATGACGATGCGCCGGCAATGCCTTCCTCTGCTCCTGAGCAGGTGGAATTAACCGCTCTTTGCCGTAACCTGGACCAGGTTAAGGCAGTGCTCGAGATGGACGTATCCTTTATCTACGCGGATTTTGAGTTTATCAAGCAGTTCCCTGCCGCTGTCGAAGCGGTTCACGCCGCAGGCCGCAAGATTGCTTTAGTCACGCCGAGAATTCATATGCCTGGCGAAACGGGCTATTTTAACAATATCTTAAAGCTTGGACCGGATGCCGTTCTTGTCCGTAACACAGGTGCTGTTTATTATTTCTTGAAGCATCAGCTGGAGAATCCGCAAGCAGCGCGTCCGCAGCTGATCGGGGATTTCTCACTGAATGTGGCGAACCATAAGACCGCGTCGCTGTTCCTGGAGGCAGGCCTCTCGAAGGTTACGCCTTCCTACGATTTGAACATCCAGCAGATGGTCGACTTGCTCCGCCGCACGGATACGTCCAAGCTGGAGGTCGTGATTCATCAGCACATGCCGATGTTCCATACGGAGCACTGCGTTTACTGCACGTTCCTGAGCGAAGGAACGGACTATACGAACTGCGGACGCCCTTGTGAGGAGCAGCGCGTATCGCTGCAGGACCGCGTAGGTATGTCACATCCGGTGCGTGTCGATGAAGGCTGCCGCAATACGGTGTACAATGCGATCGACCAGTCCGGCGCCGAATATTTGAGTCATTTTATGGAACTGGGGATTCGCTCTTTCCGCGTTGAATTCCTGGAGGAATCACCGGATAAGGTCAAAGAGGTCCTTTCGCTTTACCGCAGTGCCATTAATGGTCAAATAACAGGAACACAGGTCTGGAAGTCATTGAAAGCAACCAACCAACTAGGTGTAACTAGGGGACAGTTAATTAAATAA
- a CDS encoding FG-GAP repeat domain-containing protein → MSKFRLWKLLGGIMFILVVLGAVLFAIPKTDEVKLLYATNGDSYDTAAYGNFEQSLQANLRLERRALSGLSARSLSKYDAVYLDPALKSAADWSKEATILMKYTQNGGHLLLENSYAASFPPEFLGAKEVVTIGKETGAPADSPGISYPPVAYNLQGLQQVFQLFTDTYFKHNTLADLPGFNWGYGLVPDTAQTIVARNGLALCAVQQTGEGSVLLSSSFLPNRYFATGFDMTGGSDPAQGFSEYAAKYKAESKPTPGATYFNKRDLPLNQPSFSFSFAAANMEFRSEMLSYVSKEKLGYSIKKVLGPYGRPAMAFQNHFEAMPAIQQKDGIAWAELLKKYNEVPSFTLVRSSFYWGQWRESITAQLNTGTNEQPQFVGELVGSGYASGLHVMAGGVPLRQALFPEYRDLASAIERPYRAYPAAGDFNGDGRTDLAAGSADGFVYLYTNQGPDPAAYTSEPPPVGLALPDTFGAAQKLMLASGRPLQLSSYTTVHAADVNGDGRTDLIVSDESGAVLALPQLTGGSFGEPAAVRAGGKPLTLPGGAAAVAVADVNGDGGLDLAAGDAAGRVYLYCKAAAQPALIWQRAASCSSCPRGGRMPRLRCAT, encoded by the coding sequence TTGTCGAAATTTCGTCTATGGAAGCTGCTGGGCGGGATTATGTTCATTCTCGTTGTCCTCGGCGCGGTTTTGTTTGCCATTCCGAAAACCGACGAGGTGAAGCTGCTTTACGCAACGAATGGAGACAGCTATGACACGGCAGCCTACGGGAATTTTGAGCAGAGCCTGCAAGCCAATCTGCGTCTTGAACGCCGAGCCCTGAGCGGCTTGTCCGCACGAAGCTTGAGCAAGTATGACGCCGTTTACCTGGACCCGGCCCTAAAAAGTGCAGCCGATTGGTCTAAGGAAGCAACGATATTAATGAAGTACACGCAAAACGGAGGCCATCTTTTACTGGAAAACAGCTACGCTGCCAGCTTCCCTCCCGAGTTCTTAGGAGCGAAAGAGGTTGTTACGATCGGAAAAGAGACCGGTGCTCCCGCCGACTCGCCGGGGATCAGCTATCCTCCGGTCGCGTACAATCTGCAAGGCCTGCAGCAGGTATTCCAGCTATTTACGGACACGTATTTCAAGCACAACACGCTGGCTGATCTGCCTGGTTTCAATTGGGGCTACGGTCTCGTGCCGGACACTGCGCAGACCATCGTGGCCCGAAACGGTCTTGCCCTATGCGCCGTCCAGCAAACAGGCGAAGGGAGCGTGCTGCTCAGCAGCAGCTTTTTGCCGAACCGCTATTTCGCAACGGGCTTTGATATGACGGGAGGAAGCGATCCGGCGCAGGGCTTCAGCGAGTACGCAGCCAAGTATAAGGCGGAAAGCAAACCAACGCCGGGAGCGACCTACTTCAATAAGAGGGATTTGCCGCTGAACCAGCCTTCATTCAGCTTCTCGTTCGCGGCGGCGAATATGGAGTTCCGCAGTGAGATGCTGTCGTATGTGTCCAAAGAGAAGCTTGGGTACAGCATCAAAAAGGTACTCGGCCCTTACGGGAGACCGGCTATGGCGTTTCAGAACCATTTTGAGGCGATGCCGGCGATTCAGCAAAAGGACGGCATCGCTTGGGCCGAGCTGCTGAAGAAGTATAACGAGGTTCCCTCGTTTACACTCGTACGCAGCTCGTTCTATTGGGGGCAGTGGCGCGAAAGCATCACCGCGCAGCTGAATACGGGGACGAATGAGCAGCCGCAATTCGTCGGGGAGCTGGTCGGCTCCGGCTACGCGAGCGGCCTCCATGTAATGGCGGGCGGCGTGCCGCTGCGCCAAGCCCTGTTCCCGGAATATCGCGATCTGGCGAGCGCGATTGAGCGTCCCTACCGCGCGTATCCGGCCGCGGGAGACTTCAACGGCGACGGCCGCACGGATCTTGCGGCCGGCAGCGCCGACGGATTCGTGTACCTTTACACGAATCAAGGGCCGGATCCGGCGGCCTACACGAGTGAGCCGCCGCCAGTGGGCCTCGCGCTGCCGGACACGTTCGGCGCCGCGCAAAAGCTGATGCTGGCGTCCGGCAGGCCGCTCCAGCTCAGCTCTTACACCACCGTTCACGCGGCTGACGTGAACGGGGACGGGCGCACGGACCTCATCGTCTCCGATGAGTCCGGCGCCGTACTGGCGCTGCCGCAGCTAACGGGCGGCAGCTTCGGGGAGCCCGCGGCCGTGCGCGCGGGCGGCAAGCCCTTGACGCTGCCTGGCGGAGCGGCAGCGGTGGCGGTCGCCGACGTGAACGGCGACGGCGGGCTCGACCTCGCGGCCGGAGATGCAGCCGGGCGCGTGTACTTGTACTGCAAGGCCGCGGCGCAGCCGGCCTTGATCTGGCAGCGGGCAGCGAGCTGTTCCAGCTGCCCGAGGGGCGGACGCATGCCGCGCCTGCGGTGCGCGACATGA
- a CDS encoding FG-GAP-like repeat-containing protein, whose translation MNGDGRPDLVVGSNEGDLLVYLQGADGAWSLKGPSRVQP comes from the coding sequence ATGAACGGCGACGGCCGACCTGATCTCGTGGTCGGCAGCAATGAAGGGGACCTGCTGGTCTATCTCCAAGGCGCCGATGGCGCTTGGAGCTTGAAGGGCCCCTCGAGGGTGCAACCCTGA
- a CDS encoding acyl carrier protein gives MAHDDLLAELEQHIRERYEIEEDDDDFGVDVHLFDYGFIDSIGATALIAHIEKTYSVQVTNQDLMLYPMNTVREIAEFISKKTAR, from the coding sequence ATGGCCCATGATGATCTGCTAGCAGAACTTGAGCAGCATATTCGCGAACGTTATGAAATTGAAGAAGACGATGATGACTTTGGCGTCGATGTTCACTTATTTGATTATGGATTTATCGATTCAATCGGAGCAACGGCCCTGATTGCCCATATCGAAAAAACGTATTCCGTACAGGTCACGAATCAGGATTTGATGCTCTATCCGATGAATACCGTGCGTGAGATAGCCGAATTTATATCGAAAAAGACTGCGAGGTAA
- a CDS encoding class-II aminoacyl-tRNA synthetase family protein — protein MPCKISLERLAESQHGQLKYASAFVDEHIRDIRIEDGHIHIEHDSPAGNEAITERVERLIERFSKGDFGFKENILFEHKVDTPYEGDIIAELVERKAIKVLEPGLFIFREPFSSLMRFLDYSFVTKIAKRFEGLQEESYPAVIHAETLNKTNHFTSFPEHIHFLTHLREDLDVIETFSQSIREAGGWNKDHQLELDRNMPKPNFTMNPSTCYHCYEGLQDEILEGEGVVVTAIAKCHRFESKNHTDFGRLLDFSMREIIFVGKPDFVKENRLKSIEYLKELAVEWNVDSLLEIANDPFFTNDFQVKASFQRNQEMKYELRLTIPSIKKSIACSSVNFHSNTFGNAFNIKMGKRNAVTGCVGFGIERWAFAFLAQYGLDEQLWPAAFREQYHAWQEKSL, from the coding sequence ATGCCATGTAAGATCTCTCTGGAGCGCTTGGCTGAAAGCCAGCACGGACAGCTCAAGTACGCTTCTGCTTTTGTTGATGAACATATCCGAGATATTCGTATCGAAGACGGACACATCCATATCGAGCACGATTCTCCCGCAGGTAACGAGGCCATTACCGAGCGCGTGGAACGGCTCATCGAGCGTTTTTCCAAAGGCGATTTCGGGTTTAAAGAAAATATCTTGTTTGAGCACAAGGTAGATACGCCGTACGAAGGCGACATTATCGCCGAGCTGGTAGAACGAAAAGCCATTAAGGTGCTGGAGCCGGGGCTGTTTATATTTCGAGAACCTTTTTCCAGCTTGATGCGCTTTTTAGACTATTCCTTTGTAACCAAGATTGCTAAGAGGTTCGAAGGACTCCAAGAGGAATCCTATCCGGCTGTTATTCATGCGGAGACACTGAATAAAACGAATCACTTTACCTCCTTTCCGGAGCACATTCATTTCTTGACTCACCTCAGGGAAGACCTTGATGTTATTGAGACGTTCTCGCAATCCATTCGCGAAGCCGGTGGCTGGAACAAGGATCATCAGCTGGAACTAGACCGTAACATGCCGAAGCCGAATTTCACGATGAATCCTTCGACCTGTTACCACTGTTATGAAGGTTTGCAGGATGAAATTTTGGAAGGCGAGGGCGTGGTCGTGACGGCGATTGCCAAGTGCCACCGCTTCGAGTCCAAGAATCATACGGACTTTGGTCGCTTGCTTGATTTCTCAATGAGGGAGATTATTTTCGTCGGGAAGCCAGATTTTGTGAAAGAAAACCGCCTGAAGTCCATCGAATACTTGAAGGAATTGGCCGTAGAGTGGAATGTGGACAGCTTGCTGGAAATTGCGAACGATCCTTTCTTCACGAACGATTTCCAAGTAAAAGCCTCCTTCCAGCGCAACCAGGAAATGAAATACGAGCTTCGCTTGACGATTCCTTCAATTAAGAAGTCCATCGCTTGCAGCTCTGTGAACTTCCACAGCAATACGTTCGGTAATGCTTTTAATATCAAAATGGGCAAACGGAATGCGGTGACCGGCTGTGTCGGCTTTGGTATCGAACGTTGGGCATTCGCGTTCTTGGCTCAATACGGCCTCGACGAGCAGCTCTGGCCGGCTGCATTCCGCGAGCAGTACCATGCTTGGCAAGAGAAGTCTCTGTAA
- a CDS encoding MBOAT family O-acyltransferase, translating into MFYMNMNAIVAMAGMIAVLMLTRKWANNKRILMIVFSLFFLLFFSKKLCVFYTVYTLINYGGFVYLCRTAVWRKATFIFAIAANVAGVFLGVRLFVMDIFHHPLFDTIIYLGLIYNVLKVIDAYYFAYFFGKEGEVPAIDYGNYILFIPTFTSGPILKFRDFMADTKQPYRVDSALFEASVKRIILGMFKKMVVVTWMTGIFNEVLKQDLHTHQSLFLMVWFYAIIYFDFSGYSDIAIGFGRLMGYTVPENFKKPLLSPSMTQFWRNWHATLGDFFRDHIFMFFSRKAPSRWVASMLSVVIMVSIGIWHGFTWLYLFYGLYHGIILAVENLLKLTTVNKKKVSKTYFYMRCLITQALVTFSVIIYSSNYETVFRIYKGLFHFA; encoded by the coding sequence ATGTTTTATATGAATATGAACGCGATTGTCGCCATGGCTGGGATGATTGCCGTTCTGATGCTCACACGCAAGTGGGCAAATAACAAGCGAATACTTATGATTGTATTCAGCCTCTTCTTTCTACTGTTTTTCAGTAAAAAGCTTTGTGTGTTCTACACCGTCTATACGCTCATCAACTACGGCGGATTTGTGTATTTGTGCCGCACAGCCGTATGGCGGAAGGCGACATTTATTTTTGCGATAGCAGCCAATGTTGCCGGTGTGTTTCTTGGCGTCAGATTATTCGTGATGGATATCTTTCATCATCCGCTCTTCGATACTATTATTTATCTAGGCCTCATCTACAATGTCTTAAAAGTGATTGATGCTTACTACTTTGCCTACTTCTTCGGTAAAGAGGGCGAGGTTCCCGCTATCGATTACGGCAATTATATCTTGTTCATTCCGACCTTCACATCGGGTCCAATCTTGAAGTTCCGGGACTTCATGGCGGATACGAAGCAGCCGTATCGCGTTGATTCCGCATTGTTTGAGGCTTCTGTGAAACGAATTATTCTTGGTATGTTCAAAAAGATGGTCGTCGTCACCTGGATGACTGGAATCTTTAACGAAGTGCTGAAGCAGGACCTGCATACGCATCAGTCACTGTTCCTGATGGTTTGGTTCTATGCGATCATTTATTTTGATTTCTCCGGCTATTCGGATATCGCCATCGGGTTTGGCCGGTTGATGGGCTACACCGTTCCTGAGAACTTCAAAAAGCCGCTGCTTTCGCCGTCCATGACGCAATTCTGGCGCAATTGGCACGCGACATTGGGTGATTTTTTCCGGGATCATATCTTTATGTTCTTCTCGCGTAAAGCTCCCTCACGTTGGGTCGCTTCCATGTTGTCTGTTGTGATTATGGTTTCGATCGGGATTTGGCATGGCTTTACATGGCTGTATCTGTTCTACGGACTCTATCATGGCATTATTCTTGCTGTGGAAAATCTTCTGAAGCTGACAACCGTAAATAAGAAGAAAGTGTCGAAGACCTATTTCTACATGCGCTGCCTGATCACCCAAGCGCTCGTTACCTTCTCCGTCATTATTTACAGCTCCAACTATGAAACGGTTTTCCGTATCTACAAGGGCTTGTTTCATTTTGCATAG
- a CDS encoding sugar phosphate isomerase/epimerase family protein: MKLGVFMVLFSGKPFEEALDYVAAKGLDAVEIGTGGWPGNAHCKPEELLADEGKLKAFKKAVESRGLTISSLSCHGNPLHPQKQIAKEYHDTFIQTVELAQRLEVPVVTTFSGCPGDHEDAKYPNWPVAPWPNDFQDVLKWQWEEKVIPYWTETGKFASDRGIKIALELHGGFSVHTPATLLRLREAAGEVIGANLDPSHMWWQGIDPVQAVQILGRAGAIHHFHAKDTTIDPINVNRYGLTDMQSYANMLDRAWQFRSVGFGHDLKTWADIISALRLVGYDYVVSIEHEDGLMSVDEGFSKAVQNLQQVLIREPLGEMWWV, from the coding sequence ATGAAGTTAGGCGTTTTTATGGTTCTGTTCAGCGGCAAGCCTTTTGAGGAAGCTCTGGATTATGTAGCTGCGAAAGGTCTGGATGCCGTTGAAATTGGAACCGGCGGTTGGCCTGGTAACGCTCACTGCAAGCCGGAAGAATTACTGGCCGATGAAGGGAAGCTTAAAGCATTCAAGAAAGCGGTTGAATCCCGCGGACTTACGATTAGCTCGCTGAGCTGCCACGGCAACCCGCTGCACCCGCAAAAGCAAATCGCGAAAGAGTATCACGATACATTTATTCAAACTGTTGAGCTTGCTCAGCGTCTGGAAGTTCCTGTTGTTACTACTTTCTCCGGTTGCCCAGGCGATCATGAAGATGCTAAATATCCGAATTGGCCTGTCGCTCCATGGCCGAACGATTTCCAAGACGTTCTGAAATGGCAGTGGGAAGAGAAAGTCATCCCTTACTGGACAGAAACAGGTAAGTTCGCTTCGGACCGCGGCATCAAGATCGCGCTTGAGCTCCACGGCGGATTCTCTGTACATACACCAGCTACGCTTCTGCGTCTGCGCGAAGCTGCAGGTGAAGTCATTGGCGCCAACCTGGATCCGAGTCACATGTGGTGGCAAGGGATTGATCCGGTTCAAGCGGTGCAAATCCTTGGCCGTGCTGGAGCCATCCATCACTTCCATGCGAAGGACACCACGATTGATCCGATCAACGTAAACCGCTACGGTTTGACGGATATGCAGTCCTACGCCAACATGCTGGACCGCGCATGGCAGTTCCGTTCCGTAGGTTTCGGTCATGACCTGAAAACTTGGGCGGACATCATCAGCGCGCTTCGTCTGGTGGGTTACGACTACGTTGTAAGCATTGAGCACGAAGATGGTCTAATGTCGGTTGATGAAGGCTTCTCCAAAGCCGTTCAGAACCTGCAGCAAGTTCTTATTCGTGAGCCTCTTGGCGAAATGTGGTGGGTGTAA
- a CDS encoding DUF2759 family protein: MFLAEEAAAATSTYSTFDIYVLIFTLVIAIGFIRQLIQPKRNYFAVGFAGVALLVFGIMDVVMIKGW; encoded by the coding sequence ATGTTTTTAGCGGAAGAAGCGGCAGCAGCAACAAGCACATACAGTACCTTTGATATTTATGTGCTGATCTTCACATTGGTCATCGCAATTGGTTTTATCAGACAGCTGATTCAACCAAAGAGAAATTATTTTGCAGTCGGCTTTGCCGGTGTCGCTTTGCTCGTATTCGGCATCATGGATGTCGTCATGATCAAAGGCTGGTAA